The following are from one region of the Edwardsiella tarda ATCC 15947 = NBRC 105688 genome:
- the rsxD gene encoding electron transport complex subunit RsxD, translated as MAFRIASSPFTHNRQNTARIMFWVVAAALPGIVAQIYFFGYGTLIQLTLAILTACLCEALVLRLRRRPLATLGDNSALLTGLLLGISLPPLAPWWLVVLGSAFAIIVAKQLYGGLGQNPFNPAMVGYVMLLIAFPVPMTSWLPPQSLLAQPIDFGLAFAQIFSGHSSELHALLAVDGISSATPLDSVKTGLRSGLNMSTIFQQPIWQSEWAGLGWQWINAGFLLGGLLLLLRRVIHWQIPLGFLGAMALCAAIGHSLAPGSITSPLITLFSGATMLGAFFIATDPVTASTTPRGRLIFGLLCGLLVWLIRTYGGYPDGVAFAVLLANICVPLIDHYTQPRVYGHR; from the coding sequence ATGGCCTTCAGAATCGCCAGTTCACCCTTTACCCATAATCGCCAGAATACGGCGCGCATCATGTTCTGGGTCGTGGCCGCCGCCCTACCCGGCATCGTGGCGCAAATCTACTTTTTTGGTTACGGCACGCTGATCCAACTCACGTTGGCCATCCTCACCGCCTGCCTCTGTGAGGCGCTGGTATTACGCCTGCGGCGTCGCCCGCTCGCCACGCTCGGTGACAACTCCGCGTTGCTAACCGGTCTACTACTCGGCATTAGTCTGCCGCCCCTCGCTCCGTGGTGGCTGGTGGTACTGGGCAGCGCCTTCGCCATCATCGTCGCCAAGCAGTTGTATGGCGGCCTAGGACAGAATCCCTTTAACCCGGCGATGGTCGGTTACGTCATGCTGCTGATCGCCTTCCCGGTGCCGATGACCAGCTGGTTACCGCCGCAGAGCCTGCTGGCGCAACCGATCGACTTCGGCCTCGCCTTCGCGCAAATCTTCAGCGGCCATAGCAGCGAACTGCATGCGTTACTGGCTGTCGATGGCATCAGCTCCGCCACCCCGCTTGATAGCGTCAAGACCGGGCTGCGCAGTGGCCTGAACATGTCTACGATCTTCCAACAACCCATCTGGCAGAGTGAGTGGGCCGGGCTCGGCTGGCAGTGGATCAACGCCGGCTTCTTGCTCGGAGGCCTGTTACTCCTACTGCGTCGCGTCATCCACTGGCAGATCCCGCTGGGTTTCCTGGGCGCCATGGCGCTGTGCGCCGCTATCGGTCATAGCCTGGCACCGGGTAGCATCACCTCGCCGCTGATCACCCTGTTCTCCGGCGCCACCATGCTGGGTGCCTTCTTTATCGCCACCGATCCGGTCACCGCCTCCACCACGCCGCGTGGACGCCTGATCTTCGGCTTGTTATGCGGCCTGTTAGTCTGGTTGATCCGCACCTATGGCGGCTACCCTGACGGCGTGGCCTTCGCCGTGCTACTGGCCAATATCTGCGTTCCGCTGATCGATCACTACACCCAGCCACGCGTCTATGGCCATCGCTAA
- the dtpA gene encoding dipeptide/tripeptide permease DtpA, whose protein sequence is MSNANNNPEISLNAFKQPRAFYLIFSIELWERFGYYGLQGIMAVYLVKMLGMTEADSITLFSSFSALVYGFVAIGGWLGDKVLGAKRVIMLGALVLAIGYAFVAYSGHDLSLVYVGMATIAVGNGLFKANPSSLLSTCYEKNDPRLDGAFTMYYMSVNIGSFFSMLATPWLAARFGWSVAFSLSVVGMLITLVNFMMCRRWVKDQGSKPDFAPLQMGKLVMTLIGVVILVAISTWLLHNQTIARWALAIISACIVLIFAKETFALQGGARRKMIVAFLLMLEAVVFFVLYSQMPTSLNFFAIHNVEHSIFGIAFEPEQYQALNPFWIMVASPILAAIYNKMGDRLPMPHKFAIGMVLCSCAFLVLPWGASFANDAGIVSVHWLVLSYALQSIGELMISGLGLAMVAQLVPQRLMGFIMGSWFLTTAAAALIAGKVAALTAVPGDVADPHASLAIYSHVFMQIGIATAVIAVLMMLTAPKLNRMTQGD, encoded by the coding sequence GTGTCAAACGCAAACAACAACCCCGAAATTAGCCTAAACGCTTTTAAGCAACCCCGAGCCTTCTATCTCATCTTCTCCATCGAGTTATGGGAACGTTTCGGTTACTACGGCCTACAAGGCATCATGGCCGTCTACCTGGTCAAGATGCTCGGCATGACCGAGGCCGACTCGATCACCTTATTCTCGTCCTTCAGCGCCCTGGTATATGGCTTCGTCGCCATCGGTGGCTGGTTGGGTGACAAAGTCCTCGGCGCCAAACGCGTCATCATGCTCGGCGCCCTGGTCTTAGCCATCGGTTATGCCTTCGTCGCCTACTCCGGCCATGACTTATCACTGGTCTACGTGGGGATGGCGACCATTGCGGTCGGTAATGGCCTGTTTAAGGCTAACCCTTCCTCTCTGCTCTCGACCTGCTATGAGAAGAATGACCCGCGTTTAGACGGCGCCTTCACCATGTACTATATGTCGGTGAATATCGGCTCCTTCTTCTCTATGCTGGCCACCCCGTGGTTGGCCGCCCGTTTCGGGTGGAGCGTTGCCTTCTCGCTGAGCGTGGTCGGTATGCTGATCACCTTGGTTAACTTTATGATGTGCCGCCGTTGGGTCAAGGATCAGGGGTCCAAGCCTGACTTTGCGCCGTTGCAAATGGGCAAACTGGTGATGACCCTGATCGGGGTCGTGATCCTGGTCGCTATCTCTACCTGGCTGCTGCATAACCAGACCATCGCTCGTTGGGCGCTGGCCATCATCTCTGCCTGCATCGTACTGATCTTCGCCAAAGAGACCTTCGCCCTGCAGGGTGGCGCTCGTCGTAAGATGATCGTCGCCTTCCTGCTGATGCTGGAAGCCGTGGTGTTCTTCGTACTGTATAGCCAGATGCCGACCTCGCTGAACTTCTTCGCTATCCATAACGTCGAGCACAGCATCTTCGGTATCGCCTTCGAGCCGGAGCAGTATCAGGCACTGAACCCGTTCTGGATCATGGTCGCCAGCCCGATCCTGGCTGCAATCTATAACAAGATGGGTGACCGTCTGCCGATGCCGCATAAATTCGCTATCGGTATGGTGCTGTGCTCCTGTGCCTTCCTGGTCCTGCCGTGGGGCGCCTCCTTCGCGAACGACGCGGGCATCGTCTCCGTTCATTGGCTGGTGTTGAGCTATGCCCTGCAGAGTATCGGCGAACTGATGATCTCCGGTCTGGGTCTGGCGATGGTGGCACAGCTGGTTCCGCAGCGCCTGATGGGCTTCATCATGGGGTCCTGGTTCCTGACCACCGCCGCCGCCGCGCTGATCGCCGGTAAGGTCGCCGCACTGACCGCCGTCCCGGGTGACGTCGCCGATCCGCACGCCTCGCTGGCCATCTATAGCCACGTCTTTATGCAGATCGGTATCGCCACCGCCGTGATCGCCGTGCTGATGATGCTGACCGCACCGAAACTGAATCGTATGACGCAGGGCGACTAA
- the pdxH gene encoding pyridoxamine 5'-phosphate oxidase, with translation MSENNEFDIADLRREYMRGGLRRQDLTANPLDLFERWLRQACDARLADPTAMCVATVDKSGQPHQRIVLLKHYDEQGMVFYTNLGSNKAQQLETNPRISLHFPWHMLDRQVSVTGCASRLSTLEVMKYFHSRPKDSQIAAWVSHQSARISTRGILEGKFLELKQKFLQGEVPLPSFWGGYRVAIDSMEFWQGRENRLHDRFLYQRAEDGWQIDRLAP, from the coding sequence ATGAGTGAAAACAACGAGTTTGATATTGCCGACTTGCGCCGCGAGTATATGCGTGGTGGCCTGCGTCGCCAGGATTTAACCGCCAATCCGCTGGATCTGTTCGAGCGTTGGCTGCGCCAGGCATGCGACGCGCGTCTTGCCGATCCCACCGCCATGTGTGTGGCGACGGTAGATAAGTCGGGGCAGCCTCATCAGCGTATCGTCCTGTTGAAACACTATGATGAGCAGGGGATGGTGTTCTATACCAACCTGGGCAGCAATAAGGCGCAGCAGTTGGAGACGAATCCTCGTATCAGTTTGCACTTTCCCTGGCACATGCTGGATCGTCAGGTCAGCGTGACCGGGTGCGCCAGTCGTCTCTCCACCTTGGAGGTGATGAAATATTTCCACAGCCGTCCCAAGGATAGTCAAATCGCCGCTTGGGTCTCTCATCAGTCGGCGCGTATTTCGACCCGCGGCATCCTGGAGGGCAAGTTCCTCGAGCTGAAGCAGAAGTTCTTACAAGGCGAGGTTCCACTACCCAGTTTCTGGGGGGGATATCGCGTAGCCATCGACAGCATGGAGTTCTGGCAGGGGCGAGAAAATCGCCTGCATGACCGTTTTCTGTACCAGCGCGCCGAGGATGGCTGGCAGATCGATCGCTTAGCGCCCTAG
- the rsxG gene encoding electron transport complex subunit RsxG, whose translation MLTTMRRHGIRLALFAVLATALTAVVHQLTSRTIAQQAARQQQQLFDQVIAPADYDNDLQGSCRLIRDARLGDDQPHRLYLAQRQGQPVAALVEATAPDGYAGAIRLLVGTDFAGKVLGVRVIEQHETPGLGDKIERRVSDWIDSFRNKVVHGAADPTFRVKKDGGEFDQFTGATITPRAVVNAVRRSTLVIQDSRPQLASLPACGERE comes from the coding sequence ATGCTAACCACTATGCGCCGCCACGGCATCCGCCTGGCCCTGTTCGCGGTACTCGCCACCGCCCTGACCGCCGTCGTCCACCAGTTGACGAGCCGCACCATCGCCCAACAGGCGGCACGGCAACAGCAACAACTGTTCGACCAGGTGATCGCGCCCGCCGACTACGATAACGATTTGCAGGGGAGCTGCCGCCTGATCCGCGACGCCCGGCTCGGTGACGATCAGCCTCATCGCCTCTATCTGGCACAGCGCCAAGGGCAGCCCGTCGCCGCTCTGGTCGAGGCCACCGCCCCCGACGGTTACGCTGGCGCCATTCGTCTCTTGGTCGGTACCGATTTTGCCGGTAAGGTCCTCGGTGTACGCGTCATCGAGCAGCATGAAACACCAGGACTCGGCGATAAGATCGAACGCCGCGTCTCCGATTGGATCGACAGCTTCCGCAATAAAGTGGTACATGGTGCCGCCGATCCGACGTTCCGGGTGAAAAAAGATGGCGGGGAGTTCGACCAATTCACCGGCGCCACCATCACCCCACGCGCGGTGGTCAATGCCGTGCGCCGTTCGACCCTGGTGATCCAGGATAGCCGTCCTCAGTTGGCGAGCCTGCCCGCCTGTGGAGAAAGAGAATGA
- a CDS encoding MliC family protein — protein sequence MRIMMLVGAALLLGGCQLFGVGAPQTLHYRCGTLPLTVQQDNAQRQVRMVLDGRALTLRQTVSASGVRYSDGQYTFWSKGDGAFVERDGHIIVNDCLLQPAPVLSL from the coding sequence ATGCGTATTATGATGCTAGTCGGCGCGGCGCTGTTGCTCGGCGGTTGTCAGCTGTTTGGCGTGGGCGCGCCGCAGACCTTGCACTACCGGTGTGGCACCCTGCCATTGACGGTGCAACAGGATAATGCCCAGCGCCAGGTACGCATGGTACTGGATGGTCGGGCACTGACCCTGCGCCAAACCGTGTCGGCATCGGGGGTGCGTTACAGCGATGGGCAGTATACCTTCTGGTCGAAGGGCGATGGGGCTTTTGTGGAGCGCGATGGTCACATCATCGTGAATGATTGTCTCCTCCAGCCCGCGCCAGTACTGTCCCTATAG
- the gstA gene encoding glutathione transferase GstA encodes MKLFYKSGACSLSPHIVLREAGLDFTIESVDLANKRTEHGGDYLQINPKGQVPALLLDDGTLLTEGVAIVQYLADRVPDRKLIPPAETMARYHAIEWLNYIATELHKGFGPLFNPRLSDENKAAARAGLEKQFHYLDTALGERPYLLGQDFSVADAYLFTILCWAKAMHFDLSQWPTLAAYMARIAARPAVVATLSAEGLA; translated from the coding sequence ATGAAGTTATTCTATAAATCAGGGGCCTGTTCACTCTCGCCACATATTGTTCTACGCGAGGCGGGGTTAGACTTCACCATCGAAAGCGTCGATCTGGCCAATAAGCGCACCGAACATGGCGGTGACTATCTGCAAATCAACCCCAAAGGGCAGGTACCGGCATTACTGCTCGATGATGGCACTCTACTGACCGAAGGGGTCGCCATCGTGCAGTATCTGGCCGATCGCGTCCCCGATCGTAAGCTGATCCCCCCTGCAGAGACGATGGCGCGCTATCACGCCATCGAGTGGCTCAACTATATTGCCACCGAGCTCCACAAGGGATTTGGCCCATTATTCAACCCCCGTCTGTCGGACGAAAACAAAGCGGCGGCACGGGCCGGGCTGGAGAAACAGTTTCACTACCTCGATACGGCCCTCGGCGAACGCCCCTACCTACTCGGTCAGGACTTTAGCGTCGCCGATGCCTACCTGTTCACCATCCTCTGTTGGGCGAAGGCGATGCATTTCGATCTGAGCCAATGGCCGACGTTGGCCGCCTATATGGCGCGCATCGCCGCCCGTCCGGCGGTGGTGGCGACGCTGAGCGCCGAAGGATTGGCATAA
- a CDS encoding electron transport complex subunit E — MSEAKNLLINGLWKNNSALVQLLGLCPLLAVSSTATNALGLGLATTLVLVLTNSAVSALRRWVPTEIRIPIYVMIIASVVSAVQMLINAYAFGLYQSLGIFIPLIVTNCIVIGRAEAYAAHNPVGLAALDGLATGLGASAALLVLGALREILGNGTLFDGADQLLGPWASALRMQLFHSDTPFLLAILPPGAFLGLGFMLAGKYVIDQKMRSRQALRAAQHTRRTELSDTAASNHEQA, encoded by the coding sequence ATGAGTGAAGCGAAAAATCTGCTGATCAATGGGCTATGGAAGAATAACTCGGCCTTAGTGCAACTACTTGGTCTGTGTCCACTGCTGGCCGTCTCCTCGACCGCGACCAATGCTCTGGGACTCGGACTGGCGACCACGTTAGTACTGGTATTGACCAATAGCGCCGTCTCGGCGTTGCGCCGCTGGGTGCCGACCGAGATCCGCATACCCATCTACGTCATGATCATCGCCTCGGTGGTCAGCGCGGTACAGATGCTAATCAATGCCTACGCCTTCGGCCTCTATCAATCGTTGGGGATCTTCATTCCCTTGATCGTCACCAACTGTATCGTTATCGGCCGAGCCGAAGCTTACGCCGCCCACAATCCGGTTGGCCTGGCGGCGCTGGATGGATTGGCGACCGGGTTAGGTGCCAGCGCCGCCTTGCTCGTCTTGGGTGCCCTGCGCGAGATCTTGGGTAATGGCACCCTATTCGATGGTGCCGATCAGTTACTCGGCCCTTGGGCCAGTGCGCTACGCATGCAACTCTTCCATAGCGATACCCCGTTCCTACTGGCTATTTTGCCACCGGGCGCATTCCTTGGCCTTGGATTTATGCTGGCGGGCAAATATGTTATCGATCAGAAGATGCGTAGCCGTCAGGCGCTGCGCGCCGCCCAACACACCCGTCGCACCGAGCTAAGCGATACGGCAGCGTCAAACCATGAGCAGGCATAA
- the nth gene encoding endonuclease III, whose amino-acid sequence MNQAKRIEILRRLQAANPQPTTELRYASPFELLIAVLLSAQATDVSVNKATATLFPLANTPQALLDLGVEGIKQHIKTIGLYNSKAENIVKTCRLLLDLHGGEVPEDRQALEALPGVGRKTANVVLNTAFGWPTIAVDTHIFRVCNRTRFAPGDTVNAVEEKLLKVVPAEFALNCHHWLILHGRYTCIARRPRCGSCLIEDLCEYRDKVYPEA is encoded by the coding sequence ATGAATCAGGCAAAACGTATTGAGATCCTGCGGCGGTTGCAAGCCGCCAACCCACAACCTACCACCGAATTACGCTACGCCTCACCGTTCGAGTTGTTGATTGCCGTACTGCTATCGGCTCAGGCGACCGACGTCAGCGTCAACAAGGCAACCGCGACCCTCTTCCCGCTCGCCAATACCCCGCAGGCCTTGTTAGATCTCGGTGTCGAGGGTATCAAACAGCATATTAAGACCATCGGCTTGTATAACAGCAAGGCCGAAAATATCGTCAAGACCTGCCGCCTGCTGCTGGATTTGCATGGCGGTGAGGTCCCGGAAGATCGTCAAGCCCTGGAAGCCTTGCCCGGCGTTGGGCGCAAAACGGCCAATGTGGTGCTTAACACCGCCTTCGGTTGGCCGACCATCGCCGTCGATACGCATATCTTCCGCGTCTGCAACCGCACTCGCTTCGCCCCAGGTGACACGGTGAATGCCGTCGAGGAGAAGCTGCTCAAGGTGGTACCGGCGGAGTTCGCCCTTAACTGCCACCACTGGCTGATCCTACATGGGCGCTATACCTGCATCGCTCGTCGTCCACGCTGTGGCTCTTGCTTGATCGAGGATCTGTGCGAGTACCGTGACAAGGTCTACCCTGAAGCGTAA
- the tyrS gene encoding tyrosine--tRNA ligase, with protein MASSNLIKQLQERGLVAQVTDEEALAERLAQGPIALYCGFDPTADSLHLGHLVPLLCLKRFQLAGHKPVALVGGATGLIGDPSFKASERKLNTEETVQGWVEKIRHQVAPFLDFDCGANSAIAANNYDWFGGMNVLTFLRDIGKHFSVNQMINKEAVKQRLNRDDVGISFTEFSYNLLQGYDFASLNRMHGVELQIGGSDQWGNITSGIDLTRRLNQQQVWGLTVPLITKADGTKFGKTEGGAVWLDPKKTSPYKFYQFWINTSDADVYRFLKFFTFMSLEAIDALEEEDKNSGKAPRAQYVLAEEVTRLVHGAEGLQAAQRITHSLFSGSLNEMTEADFAQLAQDGMPMIEMSIGADLQQALVDSELQPSRGQARKTIASNAVTVNGEKQADPEYTFSDSDRLFGRYTLLRRGKKNYCLICWK; from the coding sequence ATGGCAAGCAGCAACCTGATTAAACAATTGCAAGAGCGGGGCCTCGTGGCCCAGGTTACGGACGAAGAGGCGTTGGCAGAGCGACTGGCGCAGGGGCCTATCGCACTGTATTGCGGATTCGATCCGACCGCAGACAGCTTGCATTTGGGCCATCTGGTTCCCCTGCTGTGTCTGAAGCGCTTCCAACTGGCCGGGCATAAGCCGGTGGCGTTGGTCGGCGGGGCGACAGGGCTGATCGGCGACCCGAGTTTCAAGGCGAGCGAGCGTAAGCTGAATACGGAAGAGACGGTACAGGGTTGGGTCGAGAAGATCCGCCACCAGGTCGCACCGTTCCTGGATTTCGATTGTGGGGCTAACAGCGCCATCGCCGCCAATAACTACGACTGGTTTGGCGGCATGAATGTGCTGACCTTCCTGCGCGACATCGGTAAGCACTTCTCCGTTAACCAGATGATTAACAAGGAAGCGGTTAAGCAGCGCCTGAATCGCGACGATGTCGGCATCTCCTTCACCGAATTCTCCTATAACTTGTTGCAGGGCTACGACTTCGCCAGCCTGAACCGTATGCATGGCGTCGAGTTGCAGATCGGCGGCTCCGACCAGTGGGGTAACATCACCTCCGGTATCGACTTGACCCGTCGTCTGAACCAACAGCAAGTGTGGGGCCTGACGGTACCGTTGATCACTAAGGCCGACGGCACCAAGTTCGGCAAGACCGAGGGTGGGGCGGTGTGGCTGGATCCGAAGAAGACCAGCCCGTACAAGTTCTATCAGTTCTGGATCAACACCTCCGATGCTGATGTATACCGTTTCCTCAAGTTCTTTACTTTTATGAGCCTCGAGGCGATCGATGCCTTGGAAGAGGAAGATAAGAACAGTGGCAAGGCCCCGCGTGCCCAGTATGTGCTGGCCGAAGAAGTCACACGCCTGGTGCATGGCGCGGAAGGTTTGCAGGCGGCACAACGCATCACTCACAGCCTGTTCTCGGGCAGCCTGAACGAGATGACCGAAGCCGACTTCGCGCAACTGGCACAGGATGGCATGCCGATGATCGAAATGAGCATCGGCGCCGATCTCCAGCAGGCGTTGGTCGACTCCGAGCTGCAACCGTCCCGTGGCCAGGCGCGTAAGACCATCGCCTCCAATGCGGTCACCGTTAACGGCGAGAAACAAGCCGATCCCGAATACACTTTCAGCGACAGCGATCGTCTGTTCGGCCGCTACACGCTGCTGCGTCGTGGCAAGAAGAACTATTGCCTGATCTGCTGGAAGTAA
- the anmK gene encoding anhydro-N-acetylmuramic acid kinase, with translation MKTGRYIGIMSGTSLDGIDVVLAAIDETFVARQGHYTHPIPAAVKAAILAMCQGQATTLAAVGELDRTLGTLYAEAVNHLLEQQRLTAREIVAIGCHGQTVWHQPDGAAPFTLQLGDNNRVAALTGITTVGDFRRRDMAYGGQGAPLVPAFHQALLAHPEERRMVLNIGGIANLSLLLPGQAVRGFDTGPGNMLMDAWIWRQCGRPYDADAAWGREGRVHAALLAQMLADPYFARPAPKSTGREWFNLGWLERQLQRWPAIAPQDVQATLAELTARSIADQVELAGGCERLLVCGGGAHNPLVMARLAALLPGTEVARSDKYGVSADDMEALAFAWLAYRTLSGLPGNLPSVTGADRATLLGAIYPANPDDDHLASGR, from the coding sequence ATGAAAACGGGACGCTATATTGGCATCATGTCGGGCACCAGTCTGGATGGCATCGATGTGGTATTGGCCGCCATCGACGAGACGTTCGTGGCGCGTCAGGGGCACTACACACACCCGATCCCCGCGGCGGTGAAGGCGGCGATCCTGGCGATGTGCCAGGGGCAGGCGACCACACTGGCGGCGGTGGGCGAGTTGGATCGTACCCTGGGAACCCTGTATGCCGAGGCGGTGAACCACCTGTTGGAGCAACAACGTTTAACGGCCAGGGAGATCGTGGCTATCGGCTGTCATGGCCAGACGGTCTGGCATCAACCCGATGGCGCGGCGCCGTTTACCCTGCAATTGGGCGACAATAACCGTGTCGCGGCATTGACCGGGATTACTACCGTGGGGGATTTTCGGCGGCGCGACATGGCCTACGGTGGTCAGGGGGCGCCGCTGGTGCCCGCTTTTCACCAGGCGTTGCTGGCACATCCCGAGGAACGGCGCATGGTGCTGAATATTGGCGGGATTGCCAATCTGTCGCTGTTGCTGCCGGGGCAAGCGGTACGTGGCTTTGACACCGGGCCGGGTAACATGTTGATGGATGCCTGGATCTGGCGCCAATGCGGCCGCCCCTATGATGCTGACGCCGCGTGGGGACGAGAGGGGCGAGTGCATGCGGCATTACTGGCGCAGATGCTGGCCGATCCCTATTTTGCGCGTCCGGCGCCGAAGAGTACCGGACGCGAGTGGTTTAATCTGGGGTGGCTGGAGCGTCAATTGCAGCGCTGGCCGGCGATTGCGCCGCAGGATGTGCAGGCGACGCTAGCCGAGCTGACGGCGCGTAGCATCGCCGATCAGGTCGAGTTGGCCGGTGGCTGTGAGCGTCTATTGGTCTGTGGTGGCGGTGCTCATAATCCACTGGTGATGGCACGGCTAGCCGCGTTGTTACCCGGCACCGAGGTGGCACGCAGCGACAAGTATGGCGTCAGCGCGGATGATATGGAGGCCTTGGCCTTCGCCTGGTTGGCCTACCGGACGCTCTCCGGCTTACCGGGGAATCTGCCATCGGTGACGGGTGCCGATCGCGCAACCCTGTTAGGCGCTATTTATCCGGCTAACCCCGATGATGACCATCTGGCGAGCGGGAGGTGA
- the pdxY gene encoding pyridoxal kinase PdxY yields the protein MKNILSIQSHVVFGHAGNSAAVFPMRRMGANVWPLNTVQFSNHTQYGHWTGSVMPATHLTEIVQGIADIGELQRCDAVLSGYIGSPQQGEHILQIVRQVKQSNPAAWYFCDPVMGHPEKGCIVAPGVAEFFCQQAVACSDIMAPNLLELETLTDRRISSVDEALAASRELIARGPRIVLVKHLHNAGYDHDRFEMLLVTAQEAWHIARPLVDFGARQPVGVGDLTSGLLLVNLLKGESLQSALEHVTAAVYEVMLTTQAMGEYELQLVAAQDRIAQPQHHYTARALHG from the coding sequence ATGAAGAATATCCTTTCCATACAATCTCACGTGGTGTTTGGCCACGCCGGTAACAGTGCCGCCGTTTTCCCGATGCGTCGCATGGGGGCGAATGTCTGGCCACTGAATACCGTTCAGTTCTCCAATCATACTCAGTACGGTCACTGGACCGGCAGCGTGATGCCGGCGACGCATTTGACCGAGATTGTGCAAGGGATTGCCGATATCGGGGAGCTTCAGCGCTGCGACGCGGTGTTGAGCGGCTACATCGGTTCACCGCAGCAGGGCGAGCATATCCTGCAGATCGTCCGTCAGGTGAAACAGAGTAACCCCGCAGCATGGTATTTTTGCGACCCAGTGATGGGGCATCCGGAGAAGGGGTGCATCGTGGCGCCGGGCGTCGCGGAGTTTTTCTGCCAGCAGGCGGTGGCCTGTAGCGACATCATGGCACCTAACCTGCTAGAACTGGAGACGCTGACGGATCGCCGCATCAGCAGTGTCGATGAAGCCTTGGCCGCCTCGCGTGAGCTGATCGCTCGCGGGCCGCGCATCGTGCTGGTCAAACATCTGCATAATGCCGGTTATGATCACGACCGTTTCGAGATGTTGCTGGTCACCGCTCAGGAGGCCTGGCATATCGCCCGTCCGCTGGTGGACTTCGGTGCGCGTCAGCCGGTTGGGGTGGGCGATCTGACCAGCGGCCTGCTACTGGTCAATCTCCTGAAAGGCGAGTCGTTGCAGAGTGCACTGGAGCATGTGACCGCCGCGGTTTACGAGGTGATGTTGACCACGCAGGCGATGGGGGAATATGAGCTCCAACTGGTGGCGGCGCAAGATCGCATCGCGCAACCGCAACATCATTATACGGCGCGGGCATTGCACGGCTAA
- a CDS encoding glycine zipper 2TM domain-containing protein: MMKRLIIVAIASATLAGCANTSTLSGDVYSANQAKQVQQVSYGTIVSIEPVRIQAGNEANMIGTIGGAVIGGLLGNTIGGGTGRSLATAAGAVAGGVAGNSIEGAVNRTDGVQLVIKMDSGKTIAVVQKADKQAFRVNQRVMLLSNGSSVNVSPM; the protein is encoded by the coding sequence ATGATGAAGCGTCTTATTATTGTCGCCATTGCTAGCGCAACTCTGGCTGGCTGCGCCAACACCAGTACCCTCTCTGGGGATGTGTACAGCGCCAATCAGGCTAAACAGGTGCAACAGGTGAGTTACGGGACTATCGTCTCCATAGAGCCGGTGCGCATTCAGGCGGGCAACGAGGCCAATATGATCGGTACCATCGGCGGCGCCGTCATCGGTGGGCTGTTGGGGAATACCATCGGGGGAGGAACCGGTCGTAGCTTGGCGACCGCCGCAGGGGCTGTCGCGGGTGGCGTCGCGGGCAACAGCATCGAAGGCGCGGTCAACCGTACCGATGGGGTGCAGTTGGTGATCAAGATGGATAGTGGTAAGACCATCGCCGTGGTACAGAAGGCCGACAAACAAGCCTTCCGCGTCAATCAACGCGTCATGTTGCTCAGCAACGGCAGCAGCGTCAACGTCTCGCCGATGTAA